One window from the genome of Lacerta agilis isolate rLacAgi1 chromosome 16, rLacAgi1.pri, whole genome shotgun sequence encodes:
- the KANK2 gene encoding KN motif and ankyrin repeat domain-containing protein 2: MAQVLHMETTAFPGKANPTSASAFHGKEQDLPYSVETPYGYRLDLDFLKYVDDIEKGHTIKRIPVHRRPRYSSLPRGYGYTGSWWTSTESLCSNASMDSRHSSYSYCGRSFYPQYATPGSFNARVEKTLLDARKKLEDQADSGDGERTRAGGLGSLHSSVSGSTSSLVGSQCLSRQTSYNGSQQGASGQFTPIGSGLSTPVSPTPGHLQHVREQMAVALKKLRQLEEQVKMIPVLQVKISVLQEEKRQLSVQLKSQKFLGHPGGFGKGKSRGELYIDIPEEGAGGNEEGSAGPDAGGRLDKKEVRSVGVGMSAEEAEVGRCDVGVAVREEELGLPSPEEESQRQAVQALSAKISVLEVQLKRALQELQAAQQKLELQGKEKEGKGTSGGGLREWEVGGEGPGQGGGGEFQRPQEVPIRVDTVKVVQVEREPEVAASTATGLDHRPQRAQSLENKESYASLKALVGKDAGLEEAVVPLYATYRSNEVMETTFPVHAGAESTATTFHTVRKISIIGTEGNGQQDTAELHGSLEKSVPDSFQKEQAAPCISQEPQQEAQNEGEDQASFVAGIRSIMKKKEDPTELLASKKSLQFVGVNGGYESTSSEDSSTAENVSDNESTESEYHEASEGLPAAQAMAAEPPKLPGTAAAVSRPGVSAESGEMTAVESPSKEPPGKTGTGLSKELLSACEVLQKYLESPNEHMDEEMKLAYTAVLHYWLRLSCHKEADPESVSQHLAAFRCISPHLLEFVINMADANGNTALHYTVSHSNFPVVTKLLETGLCHVDQQNKAGYTAIMLTALAASRSESDMDTIVQLLKMGNVNAKASQAGQTALMLAVSHGRLDMVRALLASAADVNLQDDDGSTALMCACEHGHAEIVRLLLATPGCDVALSDNDGSTALSIAVEAGQNDIAIMLYAHLNFAKASSPGTPKQPKDENTASMSGDAQ; the protein is encoded by the exons ATGGCGCAGGTTCTGCACATGGAGACCACTGCTTTCCCAG GGAAGGCCAATCCCACCTCTGCTTCGGCCTTCCATGGGAAGGAGCAGGACTTGCCCTATTCCGTGGAGACTCCCTATGGCTACCGCCTGGACCTGGACTTCCTCAAATACGTGGATGACATTGAGAAGGGCCACACCATCAAGCGCATTCCGGTCCACCGCCGACCACGCTACAGCTCCCTGCCAAGAGGCTATGGTTACACTGGCTCATGGTGGACCTCCACCGAGTCCCTCTGCTCCAATGCCAGCATGGATAGCCGCCACTCCTCCTATTCCTACTGCGGGCGCAGCTTCTACCCACAGTACGCCACACCCGGCAGCTTCAATGCCCGTGTGGAGAAGACCTTGCTGGATGCCAGGAAGAAGCTAGAAGACCAGGCGGATTCTGGAGACGGAGAAAGGACCAGGGCAGGTGGCCTCGGGAGCCTCCACAGCAGCGTATCTGGGTCAACAAGCTCCTTGGTGGGAAGCCAGTGCCTTTCCCGCCAGACCTCCTACAATGGCTCACAGCAAGGCGCCTCTGGGCAGTTCACACCCATCGGCTCAGGACTCTCCACCCCAGTCTCCCCAACGCCAGGGCACCTGCAGCATGTCCGGGAGCAGATGGCCGTAGCCTTGAAGAAGCTGCGCCAGTTGGAGGAGCAGGTCAAGATGATCCCAGTGCTGCAG GTGAAGATCTCggtgctgcaggaggagaagaggCAACTGAGTGTCCAGCTCAAGAGCCAGAAGTTCTTGGGGCACCCGGGCGGGTTCGGCAAGGGAAAATCCAGGGGGGAGCTCTACATAGATATCCCCGAGGAGGGGGCTGGTGGAAATGAGGAAGGCAGCGCGGGGCCTGATGCAGGAGGCAGGCTGGACAAGAAGGAAGTGAGGTCAGTGGGTGTGGGCATGTCAGCCGAAGAGGCAGAGGTGGGGAGGTGTGATGTTGGGGTAGCGGTCAGGGAGGAGGAGTTGGGGTTGCCTTCTCCGGAGGAGGAGAGCCAGCGCCAGGCTGTTCAGGCCCTGTCCGCCAAGATTTCCGTGCTAGAGGTGCAGCTGAAGAGGGCGCTCCAAGAACTTCAAGCCGCCCAGCAGAAACTGGAGCTGCAGggcaaggagaaggagggcaAAGGAACGTCCGGTGGTGGCCTGAGAGAATGGGAAGTAGGGGGAGAGggtcctgggcaagggggcggcgGAGAGTTTCAGAGGCCCCAGGAAGTCCCCATTCGAGTGGATACGGTCAAGGTTGTCCAAGTGGAAAGGGAGCCGGAGGTCGCCGCCAGCACAGCCACAGGGCTGGACCACAGGCCGCAGAGGGCACAGAGCTTGGAGAACAAGGAGTCCTATGCCAGCCTCAAAGCTTTGGTGGGCAAAGACGCAGGGTTGGAAGAAGCAGTGGTGCCGCTCTATGCCACATACCGCAGCAACGAGGTGATGGAGACCACGTTCCCAGTCCATGCTGGCGCAGAGAGCACAGCTACCACCTTCCACACCGTGAGAAAGATCAGCATCATTGGCACAGAGGGGAATGGACAGCAGGATACAGCGg aaCTTCATGGGTCATTAGAGAAATCAGTTCCCGACTCCTTCCAGAAAGAGCAAGCAGCTCCCTGCATATCCCAGGAGCCTCAACAAGAGGCACAAAATGAGGGAGAGGACCAAG CTTCATTCGTAGCAGGGATTCGGTCGAtcatgaagaagaaggaggatcCTACGGAGCTTCTGGCCAGCAAGAAGAGCCTGCAGTTTGTTGGTGTCAATGGCGG gtatGAGTCCACCTCCTCTGAAGACTCCAGCACAGCTGAGAACGTCTCGGACAATGAAAGCACCGAGAGCGAATACCACGAGGCGAGTGAGGGGCTCCCTGCAGCACAGGCAATGGCAGCGGAGCCCCCAAAGCTGCCTGGAACAGCTGCAGCCGTATCTCGCCCTGGAGTCTCTGCTGAGAGCGGGGAGATGACAGCCGTTGAAAGCCCCAGCAAGGAGCCGCCAGGCAAAACAGG GACAGGACTCAGCAAGGAGCTGCTTTCAGCTTGCGAAGTCCTTCAGAAATACCTGGAGAGCCCCAATGAACACATGGATGAAGAAATG AAATTGGCCTATACTGCTGTGCTCCACTATTGGCTGAGGCTTTCCTGCCACAAAGAAGCGGATCCAGAATCGGTCTCTCAGCACTTGGCTGCCTTCCGGTGCATCTCCCCACACTTGCTGGAATTCGTCATCAATATGGCCGACGCCAACGGCAACACGGCCCTCCACTACACTGTCTCACATTCCAACTTCCCAGTGGTCACAAAGCTTCTTGAGACAG GTTTGTGCCACGTGGACCAACAGAACAAAGCCGGATATACGGCCATCATGCTGACGGCACTGGCTGCTTCCCGCTCAGAGAGTGATATGGACACAATTGTGCAGCTGCTGAAAATGGGCAACGTAAATGCCAAAGCCAGCCAG GCTGGGCAAACTGCGCTGATGTTGGCCGTCAGCCACGGGCGTCTGGACATGGTTCGTGCCTTGCTAGCTAGCGCAGCGGATGTCAACTTGCAAGATGACGATGGTTCCACAGCGCTGATGTGTGCCTGTGAACATGGCCATGCTGAGATCGTCCGCCTTCTCTTGGCCACACCTGGCTGTGACGTTGCCCTCTCCGATAAT gaTGGCAGCACAGCTCTCTCCATCGCAGTGGAAGCAGGCCAGAATGACATTGCCATCATGCTGTATGCTCATCTGAACTTTGCCAAAGCCTCGTCTCCG GGGACCCCCAAACAGCCCAAAGATGAGAACACAGCATCTATGTCTGGCGATGCTCAGTAA